DNA sequence from the Actinomycetota bacterium genome:
GTAGCGGCCGTTTGCGGCGCGGGATGCGTGTTCTCCTCGTGGCCTTTGGGTCCGGTTTCCTGTGGTCCGCCGGAGTGGTCCGATGGTGACCGGCGTCGCTTTGGTCACCGGCGCGTCGCGAGGCATCGGGCGCGCCGTGGCGCTGCGTCTCGCAGACCAAGGAAGGACCGTGGCGGTCAACTACCGCAGCGACGAGGCGGGGGCCAAGGAGACGTGCAGGCTCATCGAGGTCGCGGGCGGCACGGCCATCACGGCCGCCGGCGACGTCGGCACCATCACCGGCGTCGACGAGATGTTCGCGGCCGCCGAGCAGGCCGGGCCGGTGGAGGTCCTGGTCAACAACGCGGGCACGCGCCGAGACGGCCTCGCGGTGCTGATGAAGCCGGACGCGTGGAGCGACGTGATCCGAACAAACCTCGACGGCCCGTTCCACGCCACCCGCCGCGCCCTGCGCGGGATGTTGTCGAAGCGCTGGGGGCGCATCGTCAACATCTCGTCGGTGGCGGGGCTGCGGGGCAGTCCCGGCCAGGCCAACTACTCTGCCGCCAAGGCGGGTCTGATCGGGATGACGAGGACGCTGGCCCGAGAGCTGGGGGCCAAGGGGATCACGGTCAACGCCGTGGCACCCGGACTCGTCCTGACCGCGTTGACCGAGGAGCTTCCGGCGGACCGGGTCGCGGCTATGACGGCGCAGTCGCCCATCGGGCGACTGGTGACCCCCGAGGAAGTGGCCGCCGCGACTGCGTTCCTCACGTCGGAGGAGGCGGCGGCGATCACTGGACAGGTGCTGTGTGTGGACGGCGGAATGACCGCCTAGGAAAAGGAGAGACAGGACATGGAGCAAGAAGTAATGGTGAAGCTGACCGAGCTGCTCGCGCAGTTCCAGGTCGAGCCCGGCCAGGTCTCCGGGGACGCCACTTTCGAGGCACTCGGACTGGACTCTCTTGATGTCGTCGAGCTGTCCGTGAAGATCGAGGACGCGTACGGAATCGACATCGAGGAGTCCGACCTCAAGGACGTTCAGACGGTCGGCGACGCGGTCCGCGTCGTGGTCGGCAAGGCCGGCGCGCGCGCATGAGGCGCGTTGTCGTCACCGGCCTCGGTGTGGTGGGTC
Encoded proteins:
- the fabG gene encoding 3-oxoacyl-ACP reductase FabG, whose amino-acid sequence is MVTGVALVTGASRGIGRAVALRLADQGRTVAVNYRSDEAGAKETCRLIEVAGGTAITAAGDVGTITGVDEMFAAAEQAGPVEVLVNNAGTRRDGLAVLMKPDAWSDVIRTNLDGPFHATRRALRGMLSKRWGRIVNISSVAGLRGSPGQANYSAAKAGLIGMTRTLARELGAKGITVNAVAPGLVLTALTEELPADRVAAMTAQSPIGRLVTPEEVAAATAFLTSEEAAAITGQVLCVDGGMTA
- a CDS encoding phosphopantetheine-binding protein; protein product: MEQEVMVKLTELLAQFQVEPGQVSGDATFEALGLDSLDVVELSVKIEDAYGIDIEESDLKDVQTVGDAVRVVVGKAGARA